The nucleotide sequence TCAACAGATTCGGTTTCGCTCTGTCCGTAATGCCGGTTGATGGCGGCCTGAATCGCTTCAATCGGAGCCATGACCACGTCAATATCACGATTAATAATGAATCGCAGTTTATCGAGTACTTCGTATTTCATCGGGTCATGCAGTGCAATCTGCAGCGAATCCCCATCCATTCCCACGGGAATCACGGTATTTTCCCGCGCCATGGATTCTGGAACCAGTTCGATTACCGACTGGGGAATTTCAAGCCCTTCCAGTTCGACAAACTCATATCCATACATGGACGCCTGGGCCTGCGCAATGACTTCGGCCCCTACATATCCCAGCTTGACAAGTGCTTCTCCGGGGGAAATTCCCATAGAGCCGGCCAGACTCGAGGCTTCATCCAGCTGCGCCGGACCGAGAAACCCATCATCTACTAACTGTTGCATCCAATCATCGGCCATTCAATTTCTCCACGGAATAGAATCAGTTTTAAACTGCGAGGAATCTGTTTTTCCCATATCAAACAGTGGGAATCAAGACTCCGGTCAAATCTGGTTTATGAAAATTATATTAACTCCAGCTTGTATTCTACCATTCAGCAGATCCAATTACTGCAGAAACCGTTCGTCATACCCGCATCAACGGAGTTGACTGCTTTCTGATTTTCCAATGCGTCATTGGGGAAATAAGACGTTAGACATGTCGAGCGAGAATTGTTTATAGCCCCCGGTGCTGCAAGAGCGACTTCCCTGGAACACGTTGTGAATCGAGTTGACGGGAAAACTCTATAACCAGCCAGAACAGGCTATTTTAATTTTGAAGTAGACATCAAAGAGTGTCAAGGATGTAAATCACGATACTGCTAATACTTGAGAGAGTTTTCTGCAGACGGAGTCGTTTCGAACAGTGTGAACTGAACAGTTTTCAGAAGCGGTCACAGTGGACTTTGATTTAAAAAGATGCAGCCAGATCCTGCATCGCTGAGATCGTTGTGTCAATTTGCTCCACTGTTGTAAAAGGCCCGGGACTGAAGCGGAGCGTTCCTCCGGCTGCTTTTGAACCGATACAGGCATGAATACGGGGTGCACAGTGTAGACCTGCCCGAATCTGAATCCCGAAATTCTCATCCAGAATGGAAGCCAGCACCTGTGGTTCAGCGGTTTCACTGATCAGGCTGACCACCCCCACCCGGTTTTCGACGACCTGGGGTCCAGTCAGTTGGAAACTGTTGAGTTGCTGAAAACCGTCCAGCAGCTGTGCGGTTAATTGTTGCTCGTGCTTTCGAAGTGTTGAGACTCCCTGCTTGAGTACGTATTCAATAGAAGCTCGCAATCCGATCAACCCCGGAGCGTTGTGATTCCCTGATTCCAGTTTTTCAGGTAAAGTGACCGGTTGTGTTTCATCTTCGCTGCGAGTGCCGGTCCCCCCCTGCCGCAGGCTCTCGACCTGGTCAGCCAGCTCTGCACGCAGATAAACCAGTCCCGTCCCCAGCGGGCCCAGCAACCCTTTATGACCGGGACATGCCAGGAAATCGACGGGCATGCTGGACACATCCAGAGGCAAATGGCCGGCTGTCTGCGCGGCATCGACCAGAAAGAGCACATCCGCCTGGCGTGCGATTTCTCCAACTTCATTCACGGGTTGAATGGTCCCCGTTACATTCGAAGCATGATTGAGAATCACCAGTCGCGTGTTTTTTTGGAGGGCATCCCGAAATGCCGTCGGTTCGACCAGTCCGGTCTGATCTGCGGGAATGATTGTGATCTTCAGTCCCCAGCGGTTTTTCAATGTCTGTAGAGGCCGGAGTACTGAATTGTGTTCCACATCGGAAGTGATGACATGATCCCCGGGCTTCAACACGCCGTGAATAATCGTATTCAGGCTGTCTGTACCGTTGAAGGTAAAGGCGATCTCTTCAGGACGTGCTGCCCCCAGCAATTTTGCTGCTTGCTTCCGACATTGATCGATGGAAGACTGCAGTTCGATTGATTTCCGATAGGCTCCACGACCGACGGGAGCCCCTATATTTCGATTGTAATCATCCATCGCAGCATAGACGGAATCTGGCTTGGGGAAGCTGGTAGCTGCGTTATCCAGGTAAATCAACGGCTGCTCACTCATGTTTCAAACTCAATCCACTTTCAGATTTCATCCGCCGATGGAATACATCGGGCGATCGGGTTGAATGAATCGTGCTGTGTTGATTTCATGCCCTTCTTTTTTCGCGGTAATGCTGCTGCGTACCGCCGCGATGATTTCTTCGTCGGGAGCGTTGTTGTGGAACAGCTCACGGATGTTGGTTTCCTCCAGGCTGAACAGACAGTTGCGCAACTTCCCGTCGGCGGTTAACCGAAATCGATTACAGCTCATGCAGAATGGGGCGCTGATTGAGGAGATGAACCCGATCCGTCCCACGCCATCCTCGAAGACAAAATTGGAAGCAGGTGCACTTTTATCAGGCTGTTCCTCCGGTACCAGAGGCATAATCCCCTGTGAAAGAATCTCCTGAATTTCATGGGCGAACAGGACTTTCTCGCGTTCCCACTGATTATCCGCATCCAGAGGCATGAATTCGATAAAGCGAATTTCGGCCCCTGTTTCACGGGCCAGCTTTCCGAAAGGGACGATCTCTTCTTCCGTCAGATTGCGGATGGACACCGCATTGATTTTCACAGGATCAAAGCCGGCGTCATGAGCAGACTGTATGCCGGCCAGTACTTTATCGTAATCGTCGCGGCGTGTGATCTGTTTAAACTTGGCGGCGTTCAGCGCGTCCAGGCTGATATTGATCCGTCGCAAGCCGGCATCGTAGAGCTGCTGTGCCTGCTGGGGCAGCAGGATCCCATTGGTGGTAATGCCGATATCCTTAATTCCGGGAATGTCGGCAATCATTTTCACCAGTTCGGGAATATTTTTTCGAACCAGGGGCTCTCCGCCGGTCAGACGAATTTTGTCGACCCCCAGCGGTACCACCAGGCGAATGAAGCGGACGATTTCCTCAAACGACATAATCTTACTGCGATGAACGAACTGCACATCTTCGGAAGGCATACAATAAAAACAGCGAATATTGCAGCGGTCTGTGACGCTGATGCGCAGGTTGTTATGCACACGTCCAAATGTATCAATCAATTGAGTCAGTTTTTCCATCAGTGCCTCTTACGATCAAGGCGGGAAGGACGGCCTGCTGTCCCCCGCCGGTTCTCTACACCTATTATAGTCAGTCTCAAACCGGAAACTGTTTTATTTTGCCTTGATTTCCGGATGCTCCCATTCGGTTGTGCCATCGGACCAGTTTTCCTTTTTCCAGATGGGTACAATCTCTTTGAGCCGGTCAATCAGAAAACGTCCTGCTTCGAAGGCTTCACTGCGATGTGCGGAACTGACGGCGATGGCCACACTGATTTCTCCCAGCGTCAGATGCCCGACACGATGTTCAATGGCGATCCCGTGGACGTCCCACTGGTCGCGTGCTTCGTCGATCAACTGCTGCATCATCTGGTCAGCCATTTCCGGGTAGGCCTCATAGTCTAATGCGACAGTCTGTTTACCTGCGGTCATTTCACGTACGGTTCCCATAAACAGGACAACGGCTCCACATTCATTGGAACGCACCTGCTCAGTGATGGCAGCGTAGTCGATGGGTTGATCTGTTATGGAAATGGAGTCTGTTTTCATGATCGATAACCAAAATACCAGTTAATACGTTTCAATTCAGCCACCACTGACCGGTGGGAAGCAGGCGACTTCCTGTGAAGCCGACAGCAACTGGTCTTCACCTGCGTAGGCATTGTCGACGGCGATCAGAAGCTGCCCGCTTAATGGCTGTAACTGAGGAACCTGTTCGGCGATGGCCTGTCGCAGGCAGGCGACCGTTGTGCCTTCCCCCACCTCAACCGAGATCAAATCGCTGTTTGCCAATTCGCGGGCCCGGGCAAATAACCTGACCTGAATCTGCTGGACTGTCATGACACTACCAGTTTTTTCTTTTGCGGCTGCAATGCCCGTCCCAGTTCAGGCATCAGTCCGTAAGAGAGTGCCAGTAGTTTGAGAGGGTGGATGGTAGGAATCCGGCTTTCCTGTTCCATCTGCATTTTGCAACTGCTGCATTCAGTCACACCCGCATGAACGTTTGTTATTTTCATGTGATCGATCAGCTCCCGACCGATCTGTTTGGAGGTTTCAAAGGTGTCGCGGGCGAGCCCGTAGGTCCCGGCCATGCCCGAACAGCCTTTTTCAATTGTATTCACCCTCAGCTCAGGAATCAAAGCGAGAAGCGAATTTAAAGCCGAACGGGACGATAAAGCCTTGATATGACAGGGCGTATGATAGTCCAGCTCCAGATCCAGTGGTCCAAAATCAGTCCTGAAACGGTTTGCTTCGTGCAACTGCCAGAGAAATGCTCCCGCTTCGCTGACCTGTTCGGAAATCACCTGGCTGTCTTCCCCGGGCACCAGCATCGGGTACTCCTGCTTCAGACAGATGGCTGCTGCTGGTTCAGTACAGATAATCTGATGCCCTTCTTTGGCAAATTCCGCGAGAATTTTGATGTTCTCTTGCGCAAAGCTGCGCGCCGCGATCAAATCGCCGGCGGACACCATCGCCATTCCGGAAGCCAGCTGCTGCGGAGGGACATACACGGGAATCTGATTGTGCTGCAGGACCGCCAGCATTGCATGTGCCAGTTCCGGATCGTGATAGTTGGCATAATAGTCGACAAAAAAGATGACCAGATTCGGATCACTGCCGGGTCGAGGTCGTTTCAGATATTTCTTGGGGACCGATCTCAGGAATGACCGCCGCGAAAAGAAAGGGAGCTTGCGGTCCCGGTGAATGCCCATCATTTTTTCCATGAGCCAGCGGGTGGTCGTATTATTGATCGCCCAGTTCGCCGCCATCGAAAGTGTACTGCCCAATGCCCCGAATGAATGGGCCCGTGACAAGATCCAGTCGGTATGATCAAGACCGTTCGCAGAGACATAAGCCGCTTTAGCCTCGATGGCCATCTGGGGTATGTTGACGGTTGAGGGACAATCCAGTTGGCACTGCTTACAGTTGAAACAGGTGTCTGCCAGATGTTTGGTTTCTGCTGAGGAGAGTTCATTGGGATGCAGGGCACCGGAGAGCAGTCCGCGAAAGAGATTGGCTTTGGCACGGGGAGAGGCTTCTTCGTCCGGGGCAATTCGAAAGACGGGACACATCCTGGAACCGGCATCCTGGCGTCGACAGGAACCACAGCCATTACAGCGTGACGCCTCTTCCTGCAGTTCCTGTGGTGACCAGGCGAGCTGAAGCTCGACCAGTTCGGGGAACTTTTCAGGAACCGGTCTTAAATTACGAATGGTGACATGCGGATCATCGTTGATAATTTTGCCCGGGTTCAGCAGATTATGCGGATCAAAAATATCTTTAACCTGTCGAAACACGCGATACAGATCACCATATTGAGAACGAATGAAGGCGGTGCGTGCCAGTCCGTCACCGTGCTCGCCGCTGATTGTTCCATTCAGGGCAAAGACCGTCTGGTAGAGTTCACGGGCAATGGTTTCCAGAATGGGTGCATTATGATCGGTCAGCGCCGGTAAAAAGGGACGCAGGTGAATCTGCCCGGATGCGGCATGGGCATATAAAGTTGCGGTAATCTGATGCTTCTGAAAGACTTTCTGGGCTTTTTGGGAGAACTCGTACAGGCATTCGGGGGGCACTGCGATATCTTCGACAAACGGTTGAGGCCGTGATTCACCCGGAAGACGACTGAGGGAAGGGACCACTTTCTGCGGCAGTGACCAGAGGAAGTCGACTTCGTCTGATTGATGGGATTCCATGGCGACAACCACCCGGGAATTGATATTTTTCACAGCGAGAATCACATTATGCAGTCGCTGCTGGACCTGCGCATCACTGAAACCCACCTGTTCGACCAGCAATGCCGCTTCGGCTGCAGGAGAGATCAGGGAAGCAAAGCGGGGATCTGCATCGCGGGCCAGGGAGAGCAGACGCCGATCCAGAAGATCGCAGGCGGAAGGCTGTTCGTGAATAATGGTCTGCACAGCTTTAATGGCAGAGGCCAGATCCCCGAACAGCAGGAGCGCCACTCCCCGATGCGCGGGTAACGGGGAGACATGCACCAGTGCGGAAGAGAACAGAGCCAGCGTGCCTTCCGAACCAACTAGCATGCGTGCCAGATTCAAATTTTGTCGACTTTTAATCCCTTTGAGATAATAGCCGCTGCAGTTGGGAATCCCGGACCGTTGTTTCTCCTGAATTAACGCGGCATGATCATTCAGCAGCTTGGAGAGTTTACTCAAAATCGTACGTTTAGCGTGTTCGCCACGCGCTTCCGGCGTCGGCTCGCTCAGGAGTGACGTTCCGGACCCCATGGGAGAGGGCTGATTCAGAATCGACAGGCTTTCATTTCCTGCTTCGAAGCAGGTTCCATCTGCGAGGATCAATTCCAGTCGATTGATATAGTCGCGAGTTGAGCCCACGCGAATCGCCCTGGAGCCGGCGGCATCGATTGCCAGCATACTGCCCAGTGTCGTGACTTCAGTATTGGAGGGATCGGGGGGAAAATAGAGTCCCTGTGTTTTCAGATAGCGATTCAACTGTGCGTGCACAACACCTGGCTGAACATGGACCAGTTTATCATTGATCAACTCAAAGGCATTCATATAGCGTGCGCAGTCGATGACGATCCCGCTGCCGATGGCGTCACCGACCAGGCCAGTCCCTGCCCCGCGTGGAATCATCGGAATATTCATCTCCGAGGCATAGCGGGCAATCGAGATCAGATCATTTCGATCACGGGGAAAGGCAATACACAGTGGTGGAACCTGATACAGGCTGGCATCGCTGGCATAAATTGACAACGCAACGGGATCGCATCGCACATCACCTGCAATCAGACTGGAAAGATCTTCTGCAATTCGTTGCTGTTGACGGTCCAAAGTTACTGGCTCTCAGGTTGAATGATTCGCACGCACATCAAAAGTTTTTGAGGCAGGTTCTATTGTATGCGATTGAAGTCCCCGGTTTGAATACTCAATCGACCGAAACAGCCTTCGAGCAGTTGATTCGGTTGCCGCCGTGAAAGAATCCCTATAATACACGCAGTCCGTAACCTTTATTCATCCTGCCTGGTCGACACTGCTTCACCAGAAAGTCTGATACAAGTTACTTCAACATGCTTGTGCGGCTTACTTACCGAAGCCAGAAGTGTCGCGTGACTGTTTCGACAGCCATTCGCAGGCAGGTTCCGGTAAGCCTTCATGACCTCCCTGGAAAATCGTGACGCGTGCATTGCCCGATTTACGTCGGAGATGAATTTCGCGTCCATAAGTTTCATCGGTCTCCTGATCGGAGACTTGAGGATTTGTCAGTGTGCCCTGATTCCACAGCTGCTCTATTTCAGCCTCAGTCACAGGGGCTGTCTGGTTCTGTTTCGCCAGAACATTAAAGGCATTAATTGTATGCGTGAAAGGAACGGAACCGGTCTGGCCATCCGTCACACCGGCATTGAGATCAAGGGGTAATTCCGTAGCATTGTCGATCCAGAATAAAGGAGAACGATCGCGGTACTGCACATCGATCTCCTCTGAAGTACCCGGCTTGTCAGTCAACGATTTTAAAATCATGCGGGCATAATTCTGGGGCACACCATCTTTCAGGTGAAATCGATACCACTCTGCCAGATCACTGATGCCCACCCAGACGGAAGCGGCTGAGAAACGATCAGGGTGATGACCGGCCATCAGCATTGTCATGTGTCCGCCTCCCGAAGAACCGGCCAGATAAATACGTGACTGGTCTACGTTGTAGTGTTTGATGACATATTCGATGGCGTCCAGGATATCCTGTCGCGCCAGTCGGGATCCACAGGCTTCGGGCTGCTGGTTGACGCCCCGAAAATCAGGATGCAGATAAATCCAGCCACGCTGTTCTGCTTCCTGCAGCCACTTCGCATTGTTCTGCTTATAATTGCCACTCCAGGAATGCAGGAAGACAAACAGTGGTGTCGGAGTGGTTTTTGCCGAAGCGGGCGCCCAGAACATGGAAGGCTGCAAGCTGTCATCCAGACTGCTTTTGACTTTGATGAGCTTCAGCTTTGCCGGTTTCTGTTTTGCCTCAGCGACGTTTTCCGCTGCTGACAGGTTTTCCGGATTCAAAGCGCAAATCCCGGATACGAAGAGAGCGAACAATACAAGTTTTGACATGGATGCAATTTCCTCAGTTCTTTGATACGTCACGGTTTTTATTTCTCATCCTGCGATTCTGATTTCTGTTCGGCGTATTCAATTTTGCCCCAGAGATTTCCGCCGACTTTACCATGCTGCCAGGTACCGGCGTAGCGGCCTTCGAAGAACATCACGCGAGATGTGAAGGTACCCAGACCCGGAATGGTCATGTTGGTCAGAGAAATGACGGGGGTGTCGCCTGCCCAGAAAACATTCAGAGGCATCGGGACGTTAACATCATTATCGCCGTATTTAATACGGGCAGTGATCAGCCACTGATCTCCCTGCAGTTTTTTCATGGACGCAATCTCATAGCGTTCTTCGCGGGGAGGTTTGCCGTTCTGTTTTCCATCGACACTGAAATGCCCGACCAGCGTTGCCCCGCTCATCTGCTGTTCCAGTTTTTGTTCCCGCTGCGCCTGCTCAGTAGCGCCTGCGTCCTTTTCATCAGCCTGTTGCGCCTCAGCAACTGCCACAGATGTCAGCAGCAGCATACAGACAGTTAATAAACGATTCCTGAGAAAACTCATGATTTCGGCCTCTCATTTTTATTGTGAATTTTCAGAACGAAGTAAATTCGCTACGATACCTTAATCCTACACGATAACCGCTCACAGGTGAATCAACCGGTCGAACATATGACAGAATCTGATTATCAATCACAGCCTGCTGGTCCCACTGGCGCGGGAGATCCCCTGCCGGGAATTCCCCCCGATTATAGCATCCTAACCCCTGCATTTGAAAAGCTTTGCGATGTAATCGCCCGTCTGCGTTCACCGGAAGGCTGTCCGTGGGATCGGGAACAGACACTGGAGACGATCAAGCCTTATACGCTGGAAGAAACCTACGAACTGCTGGAAGCCATCGATTCAGGCAATGATGAACATATCATTGAAGAACTGGGGGATCTTCTGCTGCAGATTGTACTCGACGCTCAGATTGCCGCCGACGAAGGTCGATTTGATCTGACGCACGTCGTCGATCGACTGACTCAGAAAATGATCGAACGCCATCCGCATGTGTTCGGGGATGTTGCCGCGGAGACACCGGATGAGGTGCGTCGCAACTGGGACCAGATTAAGGAACAGGAAAAGCAGCGACGTTCGATTTTTGACGGCCTGCCTGCGGCACTACCGGCATTAGCCCGGGCGTCACGCGTGGCGGAAAAAGCTGCCAAAGTGGGATACGATTTTCCGCATCGCGACATGCTGTTTGATAAACTCCGGGAAGAAATTCAGGAACTGGCGGACGAAATTTTTCCCGACGGTCAGATTCCTCATACGCCGGCCACCGTGGAGGCGGAGATCGTTGCTGACACGGAACTCGCTGACCCGGAGCTGCGTGAACGCGTGGAAGGGGAACTGGGAGACATTCTGTTCGTCGTCGCCAATATCGCCCGCCGCTGGAAGATCAATCCCGAAGAAGCGCTTCGAAAAAGCAACAGCAAGTTTCAAGAGCGCGTGCAGAAAATTGAACAGGAACTGGAGCGGACCGGTGGTTCGATTCAGGAAGCATCCCTGCAGGAAATGGAACAGATCTACCAGGCAGTCAAGCTGCAGGAAAAACGCGATGTCTGATCGATCAGTTTCGCGGGACCCCTGTTTTAAAACGGCAAGTCAACGCCCAGCCCTTCCTCCAGGGCCAGTTCATACACTTTGACGCCCATGGCGATATCTTCGACCGCCAGGCCGACGGATTTAAACAGTGTGACCTGATCATCGGTAGCCCGGCCGGTTTCGCGTTCAGCGACAATCTCACACAGGTTATGCATCAACCGCCAGTCGGTAATGCCTTCGTCGACAGGCTGCATAAAGTCGCCTGCTTCGATTTTGCATTGTTCAATATCATCGCAGACAATCACGTCGGCCCGTTTAATGGTTGTACGGTCAATTTCCCGTCGCGAGCGATGATTGGATCCGATCACATTGAGATGCGTCCCTTCATCAAGCACACGCCCGTCAAACAGTGGGGTTTTACTGCTGGTGGCACAGATGACAATATCTTTTTCCGCCGCGGTTTCATCGGGTGAGTGTGAAGCGGTGACTTCGACATCACACAACTCGGTCATTTCTTCTGCAAACTTGCTGCAATGCTCGAAGTTGCGCGAGTAGACTGACACGAATTCAATTTTTCGGGTCAAACAGATGGCCTGCAATTGTGTGCGTGCCTGCAGACCGGTGCCAAACAGTCCAACGACTTTGGAATCGGGTCGCGCCATATATTCAGTTGCCACTCCACTGGCAGCGCCGGTGCGGAGCTGGCCGAGAAAATCTCCTTCGATCAAAGCCCGCATTTCGCCGGTCTCCTGATCGTAGATGGCAACGTGGAACTGGGCAGCATCCCTGGTGGTCGTATAGGCTTTCCAGCCGACATACCCCAGATATTCACTGGCGGCAGACATGGTATGTAACATGATTCCGGGAGCTTTGACCCGTTGTCGAGGCTCATTGTTTGCTCGACCGGCGGCCAGTTCCTTGAAGACCTTGTGTGTGATCAATATGGATTTCTCCATGTCCATCAGAGAGCGAACGTCGTCTTCGGTGATATACAGTGCCGCCATGTAAGGTTACCTTTGCAAGTGTAGCCTGTGTCCAGTTTTGCTGTCGCGTCTGCAGGATCATCCGGCCCGCCTCTAAATGATCGAGTGACGCTATGGATCATTGTGGATGCGTTCTGAAAACACTGTCCCACAATACTGATGCCGTCTGCCAAAGGCGACATCACTATCCTATTACACGCTAACGTGAAATCAGTTGATATACAATACCAGTATCAACCTGATAGTAGCCAACTGCCTCTGCGACATTCCAGGCAACCGTATTGGTTTCGTCGACATGCAGTTCGAGCTTGGTGATCAGTTCATCCTGCAGTCGACGGGCGATTTCCAGCAGTAATGACTGGCCATACCCTTTGCCGCGTTCCGCTTCGTTCACAAACACGTCGGTCAGTCCGATTACACGTTCTTCCCATTTGGGGATATAGAGATCCAGGCCAATGATGGTGGCAGAAGCGACAGCCGGCTCACCAGTTTTGGAAGCGAGTTCAAAATGCAGCGTTTCGAGTCGTCCCAGTCGGGTGAGCCACCACCAGTTGGGCGCCTGGTAATCATCGGAAATATTCAACTGCATTTTCCGACGGATTGTGACCAGGTGAAATTTGATCGGCGGTTTCTGGCCGAGCAGATCGCGCTGGTAGATGCGGGTTGAACCGATTGATTCAAAACCCAGGCTTTCGAAGAAGGGAGCCGCCAGCGGATCAGAGAGGAGAAAACCGGAAGGACGGGTGCCCCCATACAGGCCCACCAGATACGGGGATCGCTGCCCGGAAGGTCCCGCAGTAATCTCGGTCGCTCCTTTGGATTTGAGGTATTCTACTGCGCGTCGCACCAGTTCGCGACCGATTCCACGGCGACGGTAATCCGGGTGCACAATGACTGCACAGATCACGCCCTTGGTATAGTCCAGCGCAGATCCTTCCTCATTGGCTCCAAAACCGCCAAGAATAAACCCGACCCGTTCGCCATTCTCTTCTGCAACGATCAACCCTTCAGGATCGAAGTAGGGTTGTGAGAAAATCAGAACTTCGAAGGCATCGTTGCTGAGACATTCCGCGGCTCCTCTACCCAGTCCTGCAGCATGCCATAATCTCAGCAGCTGTGGTGGGTCGGTATTATGAAACGCGCGAAACTCAGTCACAAAGTTCTCTCACAAAATGTGAACGGGACTTAGAATCAGAAACTCTGATACAGGAATAGAAAGGCCCCCTTGTGAAATCCCAAGAGGGCCTGTGATTCCTTATTTTACTTTTTTGACCGCTTCAACAATCGCAGCAACAGTCAGACCGTATTTGTCCAGCAGACCCTGGGGATCTCCACTTTCTGCGAAACAGTCACCCACATTAACGTAAGCCATGGGAACCGGATTGGTCTGCGAAACTGCCATTGCGACTGCAGATCCCAATCCACCATGAGCGAGGTGTTCTTCAGCAACGACAATCGCGCCGGTTTCATGCGCGGCTTTCTGAACGGCTTCCACATCCAGTGGTTTCACGGTATGCATGTCGATGACACGTACACTGACGCCTTCTTCAGACAGTTTTGTCGCAGCATCAATCGCACCGGCGACCATCAGACCGTTGGCGATAATCGTCACATCGTCACCTTCACGAACGGTATTGGCTTTACCGATCTCGAAGGTATCTCCAGCGGAATAAATTTCAGATACTTTGGGACGTCCCAGACGCAGGTAAACAGGCCCCTCGTATTCCAGCATGGCAGCGGTTGCCGCTTTGGTGGAAACGGCGTCAGCGGTGACAATCACAACCATGCCCGGCAGACTGCAGGCCAGTGAGACATCTTCGATACCCATCTGGGAAGGACCATCTTCGCCGATAGAAATACCGGCATGGGTTCCTACCAGTTTGACGTTCATGTTGGGAAATGAAATCGACATTCTGATCTGGTCGTATGCATTACACAGTAGGAATGCAGCGAAGCTGGCAACCACCGGGATATGCCCCGTAGAAGCCAGACCGCCGGCCACACTGACCATGTTGCTTTCTGCAATTCCGACATTGAAGGCCCGTTCCGGATAGGCCTGGGCAAACACTTCTGTTCGGGTTGAGTTCCCGACATCGCCGTCTACCGTCACAACTCCCGGAAATTTATCACCCAGTTCTTTTAATGCATCACCAAACGCATCGCGGGTGGCTTGTCCGATTTTCAATCCACTCTGTTCGCCTAAATACATAATGATCAGTCTCTTTTTTTGTATGTGTTAACTTTAGATGTTATTTGATTCGATCCTCCAGCGGTGTTCAAATGCCTGGAACGGTTTCCGTTCGAGGCCACCTGCCGGCAGGGGTTCTAAGCAAGAAACGCCAGAGCTTTTTCTGCCAGTTCCGGTGAAAGCGGCTTACCGTGATAGTTCACATCGCCAGTTTCTTCCAGGACGGGAAGAATTCCATACCCT is from Gimesia maris and encodes:
- a CDS encoding anaerobic glycerol-3-phosphate dehydrogenase subunit C codes for the protein MDRQQQRIAEDLSSLIAGDVRCDPVALSIYASDASLYQVPPLCIAFPRDRNDLISIARYASEMNIPMIPRGAGTGLVGDAIGSGIVIDCARYMNAFELINDKLVHVQPGVVHAQLNRYLKTQGLYFPPDPSNTEVTTLGSMLAIDAAGSRAIRVGSTRDYINRLELILADGTCFEAGNESLSILNQPSPMGSGTSLLSEPTPEARGEHAKRTILSKLSKLLNDHAALIQEKQRSGIPNCSGYYLKGIKSRQNLNLARMLVGSEGTLALFSSALVHVSPLPAHRGVALLLFGDLASAIKAVQTIIHEQPSACDLLDRRLLSLARDADPRFASLISPAAEAALLVEQVGFSDAQVQQRLHNVILAVKNINSRVVVAMESHQSDEVDFLWSLPQKVVPSLSRLPGESRPQPFVEDIAVPPECLYEFSQKAQKVFQKHQITATLYAHAASGQIHLRPFLPALTDHNAPILETIARELYQTVFALNGTISGEHGDGLARTAFIRSQYGDLYRVFRQVKDIFDPHNLLNPGKIINDDPHVTIRNLRPVPEKFPELVELQLAWSPQELQEEASRCNGCGSCRRQDAGSRMCPVFRIAPDEEASPRAKANLFRGLLSGALHPNELSSAETKHLADTCFNCKQCQLDCPSTVNIPQMAIEAKAAYVSANGLDHTDWILSRAHSFGALGSTLSMAANWAINNTTTRWLMEKMMGIHRDRKLPFFSRRSFLRSVPKKYLKRPRPGSDPNLVIFFVDYYANYHDPELAHAMLAVLQHNQIPVYVPPQQLASGMAMVSAGDLIAARSFAQENIKILAEFAKEGHQIICTEPAAAICLKQEYPMLVPGEDSQVISEQVSEAGAFLWQLHEANRFRTDFGPLDLELDYHTPCHIKALSSRSALNSLLALIPELRVNTIEKGCSGMAGTYGLARDTFETSKQIGRELIDHMKITNVHAGVTECSSCKMQMEQESRIPTIHPLKLLALSYGLMPELGRALQPQKKKLVVS
- a CDS encoding alpha/beta hydrolase family protein; its protein translation is MSKLVLFALFVSGICALNPENLSAAENVAEAKQKPAKLKLIKVKSSLDDSLQPSMFWAPASAKTTPTPLFVFLHSWSGNYKQNNAKWLQEAEQRGWIYLHPDFRGVNQQPEACGSRLARQDILDAIEYVIKHYNVDQSRIYLAGSSGGGHMTMLMAGHHPDRFSAASVWVGISDLAEWYRFHLKDGVPQNYARMILKSLTDKPGTSEEIDVQYRDRSPLFWIDNATELPLDLNAGVTDGQTGSVPFTHTINAFNVLAKQNQTAPVTEAEIEQLWNQGTLTNPQVSDQETDETYGREIHLRRKSGNARVTIFQGGHEGLPEPACEWLSKQSRDTSGFGK
- a CDS encoding aminotransferase class V-fold PLP-dependent enzyme, encoding MSEQPLIYLDNAATSFPKPDSVYAAMDDYNRNIGAPVGRGAYRKSIELQSSIDQCRKQAAKLLGAARPEEIAFTFNGTDSLNTIIHGVLKPGDHVITSDVEHNSVLRPLQTLKNRWGLKITIIPADQTGLVEPTAFRDALQKNTRLVILNHASNVTGTIQPVNEVGEIARQADVLFLVDAAQTAGHLPLDVSSMPVDFLACPGHKGLLGPLGTGLVYLRAELADQVESLRQGGTGTRSEDETQPVTLPEKLESGNHNAPGLIGLRASIEYVLKQGVSTLRKHEQQLTAQLLDGFQQLNSFQLTGPQVVENRVGVVSLISETAEPQVLASILDENFGIQIRAGLHCAPRIHACIGSKAAGGTLRFSPGPFTTVEQIDTTISAMQDLAASF
- a CDS encoding MoaD/ThiS family protein, translated to MTVQQIQVRLFARARELANSDLISVEVGEGTTVACLRQAIAEQVPQLQPLSGQLLIAVDNAYAGEDQLLSASQEVACFPPVSGG
- a CDS encoding molybdenum cofactor biosynthesis protein MoaE, whose amino-acid sequence is MKTDSISITDQPIDYAAITEQVRSNECGAVVLFMGTVREMTAGKQTVALDYEAYPEMADQMMQQLIDEARDQWDVHGIAIEHRVGHLTLGEISVAIAVSSAHRSEAFEAGRFLIDRLKEIVPIWKKENWSDGTTEWEHPEIKAK
- the moaA gene encoding GTP 3',8-cyclase MoaA, whose amino-acid sequence is MEKLTQLIDTFGRVHNNLRISVTDRCNIRCFYCMPSEDVQFVHRSKIMSFEEIVRFIRLVVPLGVDKIRLTGGEPLVRKNIPELVKMIADIPGIKDIGITTNGILLPQQAQQLYDAGLRRINISLDALNAAKFKQITRRDDYDKVLAGIQSAHDAGFDPVKINAVSIRNLTEEEIVPFGKLARETGAEIRFIEFMPLDADNQWEREKVLFAHEIQEILSQGIMPLVPEEQPDKSAPASNFVFEDGVGRIGFISSISAPFCMSCNRFRLTADGKLRNCLFSLEETNIRELFHNNAPDEEIIAAVRSSITAKKEGHEINTARFIQPDRPMYSIGG